The DNA region TGAAGCAACTCTGTTTCAACAGCTGGTTCGGAGTCTAGCTGATCAAAGTGTAAGTTATGTTACTCATCAGTATAGACAGCCTAAATCTTTTCTAATTTCTTGTTATTTGTACATTGGACCAACAATCTTACATCCCATCTGAATGAAGAGGGCATACAATAATGTATCTTGCCTAAAGGATACAATAAATGTGACAGACAGGCTTAAACCCATGCCTCTTGCAATCCAATCCAATCCAATCTCTTACCATTATGCCGTATCATTCCCTGAAAGAAAATTATATACAGCACTCGATATTCCCAGGCAATCTCCAATCCAAGTACTCGTCGTAAGATAGCCAACCTGTTCTGGTACAGTAGATAGTAGTTTTATTAGCCTAAAATATTAGCTAAAACAGCTATATTGTATTAAGAATTGTTTTTAACCATTCAGAATGAGCCTGCAGCTCTTGCCTGTCTAACACAAGTTATAAATGGTCTACACATGGCAACAGATGAAAAGATTTGCTCAACATGTGGAGATGCAGGAGCCCAGAAGAAATGTTCTGCCTGTAAAATGGTAAATTTATAAGATGATTACAGTATACTAATGTACCTCACTTAAGATGCTGAAATGATATTAAATCCAGGAGGAGAAAAAAACACATTgcctttaataaaacatttgtgcgatgataatatttcattaaatttttttaattaaaaattaatttatttaataatttatttacttatttcagTGCAATTATTGTGACCAGGCCTGTCAAAAACTTCATTGGTTCACTCACAAAAAAGTCTGCAAACATTTAGTAGAGGCAGAAAAGAAAAGAGCAATTGATGAAGAAAATAGGAAAAAAATGGCAGTAGATAAAAAAGAACATGATGATCAAGCTAAAGATGGAAAAAAGGAAGGAGGGTATGAAGTAGAAGTGAGCAAGGAAGGCCAAGAAAGTAAAGAAGTTGAGGCAAAGAAGGGCCTTGAAGGTATGGTTTAGATAATTACTTTGATACTgtcaaaatgattctactgcaatttactacattttatttacaattaccAAACTTAAATGTTTAGGCTCTGTCCAGCACACTTTTGCTCCAAATTAAAGCTCTGAGAATTCATTTTCTTAAATTCTCATTTTTTAACTTGGTCACGGTTCACTGCATAAACATAAAATCTGGCCCAGGGCCAGCCTAACTTTATGAAGTGTTTACACTTATCAATTGCCAACTTAAGGGTAGTCCTGGGCCGGCCCATATCATGAGTGTAAATTGAGTCTAGGATGCCCAAAATGTAATAATCCAAAACcactttaaatattttcttgCTTTCCCATTTTACAGCATCTGAAGCTGCCACTGCAGACAAGATTCCAAAAGAGATAGAAGCAAATGGAGATCATCATTCAAAGGTCAAAGGTGATATGAAAGGGTTGTCAATAGATGACATAAAATTGAGCGAGGATAtaaagaaaatgatgatgaaCAATGCTGGAAAGAAGATACCCATGGGATGTCCGTTTTCAGGGATGGGAAAATAGGATATGAAATATTGGAAACATGGTTATATATATTTACTAATACATATGCTTTGCTCACTATCTATGTAGTCAATGATGCGTGACGCAACTCTAAACACTAAACCCTCCTCTGCAGATTATGATTGGTGCAATTCTGTTTGAGTAAACTACTATACAGTGTTTTCAAAAGGTATACTATTATGTAGTGCAGTTGAGCATCCACCAACCTTGTGTCAACATTGGAGGTCTGCCACTGGGactattgtacaaaatctttatttcaACATTTGTTATGTTGTACTGTTtgtgatttttgttttaattgagAGATTGAAGCTTATTCTCGATAAGCTCTTTGCCATATCTCTCCAGGATTCACCtgtgtgtataaatgtgtgTTGATGATGTGTTGTTTCAATTGTAATATTTAAGTGTAAAATGTAGTTCTGCTAGATATCGTAAGTCTTCACAgttataacataacataacatacatGCAAATGAGCATCTGGATGCTTGCATAATTTGTTAACATCATAAGGGCACACATTTGAAAGAGGACATTTTCATAGAAATGAGTTTGAGATGGAATATCAAATTATTTAGAATATATTTCcatgtatattatttacattgaaGAAGTGTAATgttcatgttttaaaataaaccaaAGCACCCATCCCAGAGTTCCCCTGTTACGTTGAAAGGAGAGAACATACATAGAAAGAGGTGCTCGTTCATGCAAATCTATTAACATGAATGAATATAGAATTGTACAGATATGCTGTTGGTAAATTCCTTGTTTAGAATTAATTGTTTGATGTTGTAAtgatttaaagttaaaaaaatatattatggtGCAGTGTTGTAGGGTGGATATGATCTGTGTACACATTTATACACTTCACCTGCCTTGCTTATTCAGATATTTTATAAACCAATTTTAAGAAAATTATGTATACAGACATCACAAAGCATTTAGAGTTTCTGTCTTGAGAATCTCAAGTAAGCCTAGAACTCTACTATATAAAGAAATAGATATTTTAAACGCACAGACGCTAACCATAAAATGGTATTcagttttataaatataattatttacaagAAACATTTATATCTTGCtgctatttatttttttaagtacGTACTTAATTATTACCAAGATTTCGTTTTGACATGATTAGGGGAAAGAGGTGTTAATTTTATGCAAAGATTACTCTGTGTATGTTATAAGCCCAGTATACACTGTTCCATTCATATCAGGACTTTCATCTCTCCTTATTGCAATAGATTTGGATGGATTGacacatttaattaattcatcGTTTGTTTCAAAATCTTTTAGTGTCTTTTTTCATTGGGTTTTCTCTCATGAAATTGTAGGCTATTGTTGATTTAGTTCCATGAAAATTGTTGTAATTAAACTGAATTTGTATGCTGacaaaatgataatgtatgaattaaaaatgaatacaaaGCATATTTCTTTTACACAGTATAAGATTTTTTTTGGGGAATTTAATGATTCTTCTAAATCGGATAGATATAGAGGGGGTAATTtataaattacgtcataccTTAAAAACAACAACACAGAGAGAGAGGCTGACTTTATATCCCGTGTTCGCGAGTcagcaaaataaaatattcttttaaaCAACCTATAACTGATCATTTTtccaattaatttaaaaaaattacagtatacaagATGAATAGATTATTTGGAAGTTCAAAGCCAAAGGCTCCTCCGCCAAACATGAGTGACTGTATCAAGAACGTAAGTTACAAATGTCCACTTATTTCCTGCCAAAAAATGCtgagctaggctaggcctaggcttttACTTAGATGTTATTCTTGTTGTCACTGCTAAATGTCGTGACCAGGCTGCCATGACCTACACCTTTTATACTATAGCCTTGGCCTAGCGTAATACTGTATAGTTAGGTTTTATATGTTttacttttatatattatttaagatAGCACCTCTCCTCCATCAATATTCCCCTGGTTggtatatttttctttttattaacatttattaattaagaaataagaataaaagtactactactagctaggctaggcctaaacaGATAAAACACAAAATGCATAATTCTAGCCTACTTTTGTTTTGTTGGTATGCAGCACCTGGCAGCgaggcatattattattactacaagcatggagctataaaattagtTAGCTATATAATTGTACAGCTCCATGCTACAAGTACaagacatattattattactacctCCAGACCTAATTAATTATTAGTCCATAGTAGTGTAGTAGCAAATAGAAATACCCTAGCCAGTCTATAAAATAAcacttaaaataaatatcatttttatgttttCCTCCATTAGGTTGATTCACGATCAGATTCTATAGAGAAAAAGATAGCCAAACTGGATATGGAACTAAAGAAGTATAAAGACCAAATGAAGAAAATGAGAGATGGCCCATCCAAGGTAAACATtcatatattgatataatataatacacatttatttagatttacaatttaatttaatttcactGCTTCTACTGGATAAAACCCTTTAAAAAATGGCCCAATAACATTGTTATATTTTAGTggaatattgttatttttttatcttaacaGAATATGGTTAAACAACGAGCAATGCGTGTTCttaagcaaaaaaaaatgtaagacTTACCGTGtcatttttttatcaaaattgtgAACATGAGAAATGAAATAATAAggatgtttaaaatatttaatttatgattttttaagGTATGAGCAACAAATGGAGAACCTTCGCAATCAATCGTTCAATATGGAACAGGCTAATTTTGCAACACAGACACTGAAGGACACAAAGACAACAGTGGATGCCATGAAACTAGGAGTTAAAGAGATGAAAAAAGAATACAAGAAAGTTGACCTTGATCAAATAGAGGTTAGATGCAATgtatagtaataaataatataataactaaaATGTGTATCTTTCAAAGTTGCACCattcaaaataaatgattaaatttaaccaaaaagtcatttttttattcaaattatagtttttcaggtaaatcattttttttttatccaattttttatcaaagtgaataactattatgtgacattaaaatgacatattcaacaacaaaattgtaaaaaaaaatatttttcaggggtataatatatctttaaaagtaTATTTGAGAATACTGGTTAACAAATATGCAAGTAATTCTTGGGTACCAGGATGTGTCTTACAACTGAATACTATGTCTTATTTTTCTTAATGCTTTAGGATTTGCAAGATGATATGGAAGACATGATGGAACAGGCAAATGAGGTACAGGAAATGATGGGAAGGACTTATGGAACCCCTGAGCTGGATGAAGCTGATCTGGAAGCAGGTGAGACCCATAGATGAcgtttttaacttttatactttttatttatactgggtgacatCTTTACAGTACATACACTGTTCTGCCAAAGTAATTTTTTAAGTTTTAACATCATTTAAATCTGGCAGTAGGTGTTGATCTTATCAAATATTGAATACCTTTTCATACAGtctgtttatataatgtatatattgtgTACAGACACAGAGGAAGATCATATAATTTACATGATGATTATCTAGTTTGGAATTATAAACTGGATGAGATGATGTATTCAATGTATTTGCTAACTGAAAATATATAGTCtgaacattaaaatatgtcataCCTAGAAATATCACTTTCATACTGGCAAGTTTTAAATTTCGTGGTGGGACTAGCTTGTGGATGATGTAGCTTCATTGTCGCTTTAGAAGTCCCAGACtttatgtcaaataaataaatggtggAAGATGAGTGTGATCAGTTTTAACATTTACGTCACCCCACCGGGCtatgtatataatttaataaccgATAATGTGGTAGACACATTTATTTGATGGAATTAAGcctgtatattttgtttacagaaCTTGATGCACTTGGTGATGAAATGTTCCTTGATGAAGATAATTCCTATTTAGATGAAGCTATCAGTGCTCCTTCAGTACCAGAATCAGAAATCGGAGGGGACTCTGTTGCTTCTAAGGTATGTTCTGACATGCATGTTTCCTTATTTTCCATAATAGCAACTAAACAGAAGAAGAAATGAATATAACCtacaaataatagtaataatatacacAATTTAACTTTCTTTCCTGAATTGTTATTGTATGTTGTAT from Antedon mediterranea chromosome 2, ecAntMedi1.1, whole genome shotgun sequence includes:
- the LOC140039555 gene encoding charged multivesicular body protein 5-like, yielding MNRLFGSSKPKAPPPNMSDCIKNVDSRSDSIEKKIAKLDMELKKYKDQMKKMRDGPSKNMVKQRAMRVLKQKKMYEQQMENLRNQSFNMEQANFATQTLKDTKTTVDAMKLGVKEMKKEYKKVDLDQIEDLQDDMEDMMEQANEVQEMMGRTYGTPELDEADLEAELDALGDEMFLDEDNSYLDEAISAPSVPESEIGGDSVASKDGVAVDEFGLPQIPAS